The nucleotide window CCACAAGGCAGTGATGACGATCGGGACCACGATCAGGATCAACAACTGGGCGGCGCTGACGTCGATGCCAAGCCCGGGATGCCACTCTCCTTCGAACGGTAGGGGGAACTGAGTCTGGAGGTTCCCTGTGCGGTAGTCAGGCAGCGCAAGCGTCACCGCCAGCGCGAGCTGCGCCACGCCGATCGTGGCCACGAGCACGATCACGCGCGGCGCGCTGAACAACCGTCGAATCACCGCCAGCTCCACGAGCGCGCCAGACAGCGTTCCGACCGCGAGCGCGGCGATCAGCGACGGCCAGTACGGCCAGCCGTTCTTGCCGGCCATGATTGCGAACAGTGCCGTGGCTGGGACCCCGAGGTTACCGACCGCGAAGTTGATGACGCGACTCGATCGATAGACGAGCACGATCCCCATCGCGACCAGCGCGATGATGAGGCCGCCGACGATCCCCTTGAACAGCAGGTTCGAGGTGATGAACGCGGTGCCAAGGATCACGAGCGCGTTAGCCGCCCTGGGCTCCGAAGAACACCGCGCGTACGAGGTCGTCTCGCTCGAGGAGGTCGGCGGCCGGACCCTCGAACCGCACTTCGCCCTTCTCGAGGAAGATTGCCCGGTCGGCGACGGCGAGCGCCACGTTCAGCGACTGCTCGACGATGACCATCGTCTGCCCGCGCGCTTTGAGGTTCTCCACCACCTCGAGGAGCCGTTGGACCACTACGGGCGCGAGGCCCAGCGACAGCTCGTCGATCAGGAGAACCTCGGGCTCGTGGAGGAGGACGCGGGCGATGGCGAGCATCTGGCGTTGGCCGCCAGAGAGGTTGGCCGCAATCTGGCCGCGGCGGTCGGCGAGCTCGGGGAGCAGCTCGAGGACACCCGCGATGCGGTCTTCGGATTCGTGGCGCGACGTGGCATTCAAGCGGGCGCTGATCGTGAGGTTCTGCAGAACGGTGAGGCCCGGGAACACGCCCTGACCGCCCGGCAGGGCCATGATGCCGAGCCGCCGGGCTCGAGCCTCGGGCGCGACGTAGGTGACGTTCTGACCGTTGAGCCGGACGACGCCGCGTTCGGGTACGCCGAGCCCAGTGATCACCCGGAGGACCGTGGACTTGCCGGCGCCGTTGGTACCAAGCAGCGCGACGGTCTCGCCCTTCTGCACCTCGAGGTTCACGCCGAAGAGCACCTGGACCGGGCCGTAGGAGAAGTCGATGTTGGCGAGCTGGAGAGCCGGAACGGCAATGCCCTCGTCGTGACGCTTGTGGTACTCCTCCTGCTCTTCGAGCAGCTCCTCGACGACGAGCGACAGGTCGTGACGAATGAAGCGCGCGCCGTTCATCAGCAGCAGCCCGCCGATGATCGCCGTCGGGACGCCCAGGACGATGACCGTGCCCCGCACGCCGATCTCATCAGTGAGGAAGCCCGAGGCGATCCCGCCGCCGAAGCCACCGATGAAGAAGATGTACATCGTGGTCACTGCGGCGCCCATACCGCGCAGCCGGTAGGGGACGACGGCCTGGGTCACCGGCCTGACCATGGCGAACGCGCAGATCGTGAGCACCGCCTGGGGGATGCCGAACACCACGAACAACGCCTTGCTGTGCGTCGAATATTGGAGCGGCGTGATCAGCGCCGACGGGAGGACCAGTGCTCCCACGAGCGCGAGCGCCCGAGCCGGGTTCTGGCGGTAGATGCGGTCGAAGCGTGAGCCGATGAGCGGGAGGAGCGGCAGCGCGGCCACGCCGCTGAGGCTGAGGAGCAGGCCGCGGTCCAGCACGTCGGTGACGCGCAGCGTCTCGTCGAGGTAGAGCGTGGCCAACACCTGCTGGCTGAACAACCCGAAACCCAACGCGCAGAAGGCGACGAGCACCGTCCTGACCGTGCGGATGCGCTTGATGCGCGCAAACGCGGCCTCCATCGAGATCGGGGCCGGGTCCTCGTCCTCGATGAGCTCGCCGAGCACGTGGTCCTGCTCGAACTGACCCCTCGGCGGCTCCTTGATGAGGAACGCGCCGACCGCGGCGATCGCAACCGGGACTCCGAGGACGTACCACGCCCAGCGCCATCCCTCGGGCCCTCCCGCGATCGTCGCGATCCCGCCGACGAGCACCGGGCTCGCCAGTGCGAGCCCGCGGCCGATCATCTCGTTCAGCGCAGACATGCGGGCGCGCACGCCAATCGGGTAGTTGTCGGCGAGGAGGGAGGCGTGCACGGGAATCGTGGACGCCTTGGCGATGCCGGTCCCGAACCGCGTCCAGAAGAGCATGAACGCGCTGGTCGCCACGCCGGAGAGGAATACGAACAAGCCGAAGAACAGGCCCGAGAACCCGACGATGGGAACCCGCTTCACGCGATCGCTCAGCCACCCCATCGGCACGGCACCGAGGACAAAGAAGCCCGCGGACGCGGTGCCGATGAACACGATCGTGCCCTTGCTGATGCCAAACGTCGCGCGGATCTCCGGTGCAAGCACATAGATCGCCGCGCCCTCGAGCTCGTCGAGCGAGTTGAGCAGGGTGAGGACCGCGAACATCATCACGCCGCCCCGCTTCAGGCCGGCGCGCAGCGACATGGGTGCCGCGTTCACCCCCGGGAGCAGGTCGTCGGGAAAGATCACTTGCTCGCGGGCCTGGGCCTGCGCCGCCTCCCGGGCCTCGTCCTCGGCGATCACCGTGGCGGCGAGGGCGGCGGCACGTGGTGCCCCGTCGTCCGCGCGCACCGGTCCCCCCGTGGCTGGCACGTCGGGGATCGTACGGCTTCCCTGACACGCGCGTCAGGGCCTCGATATCGTGCGGCCATGCAACTGGAGTACGCATTCGGGCCCACGATCCGGGGGGAGCGAAAGTGCGCAAGCTTGCAGTAGGTCTCGTCGTCGTCGTGCTCGTCGCGGCGGCTACGGCGGTCAGTGCTGGGGGTGCGGCCGGCGACGCGTCGTCGGCGCGGAAGAGCAAGCCGTTGACAGTCGCCACGATCAACGTGCTGCACGGGCT belongs to Acidimicrobiia bacterium and includes:
- a CDS encoding ATP-binding protein, with translation MPATGGPVRADDGAPRAAALAATVIAEDEAREAAQAQAREQVIFPDDLLPGVNAAPMSLRAGLKRGGVMMFAVLTLLNSLDELEGAAIYVLAPEIRATFGISKGTIVFIGTASAGFFVLGAVPMGWLSDRVKRVPIVGFSGLFFGLFVFLSGVATSAFMLFWTRFGTGIAKASTIPVHASLLADNYPIGVRARMSALNEMIGRGLALASPVLVGGIATIAGGPEGWRWAWYVLGVPVAIAAVGAFLIKEPPRGQFEQDHVLGELIEDEDPAPISMEAAFARIKRIRTVRTVLVAFCALGFGLFSQQVLATLYLDETLRVTDVLDRGLLLSLSGVAALPLLPLIGSRFDRIYRQNPARALALVGALVLPSALITPLQYSTHSKALFVVFGIPQAVLTICAFAMVRPVTQAVVPYRLRGMGAAVTTMYIFFIGGFGGGIASGFLTDEIGVRGTVIVLGVPTAIIGGLLLMNGARFIRHDLSLVVEELLEEQEEYHKRHDEGIAVPALQLANIDFSYGPVQVLFGVNLEVQKGETVALLGTNGAGKSTVLRVITGLGVPERGVVRLNGQNVTYVAPEARARRLGIMALPGGQGVFPGLTVLQNLTISARLNATSRHESEDRIAGVLELLPELADRRGQIAANLSGGQRQMLAIARVLLHEPEVLLIDELSLGLAPVVVQRLLEVVENLKARGQTMVIVEQSLNVALAVADRAIFLEKGEVRFEGPAADLLERDDLVRAVFFGAQGG